A single window of Streptomyces aquilus DNA harbors:
- a CDS encoding bifunctional MaoC family dehydratase N-terminal/OB-fold nucleic acid binding domain-containing protein translates to MAHELRPSDELGWRLKAYEGQAAAVSAAGKDPVNAPMIRHWCEAMGDTNPAYTGPDAIAPPTMLQAWTMGGLSGHTGRSSAYDELLTLLDESGCTSVVATDCEQEYVRPLRPGDEITFDAVIESVSDRKTTKLGTGYFVTTRMDIRVGPDLAGTHRFRILKYAPAHRREEPARKEPQPEKLRREEPPQGEPAQGKPGQGKPPRPRPVVNRDNAGFWEGVRERRLLIQRCTACSTLRHPWLPGCATCGHPEWDTVEASGTGEVYSYVVMHHPPFPAFDPPYAVALIELTEGVRMISNVIGVPYDEVRIGMPVRLEFEQYDEELVLPVFRAEKSRVEKSRVAVEGRPV, encoded by the coding sequence ATGGCGCACGAGCTGCGGCCGAGCGACGAGTTGGGCTGGCGACTGAAGGCGTACGAGGGACAGGCCGCCGCCGTCTCCGCCGCCGGCAAGGACCCCGTCAACGCGCCCATGATCCGGCACTGGTGCGAGGCCATGGGCGACACCAACCCGGCGTACACCGGCCCGGACGCCATAGCGCCCCCCACCATGCTCCAGGCATGGACCATGGGCGGCCTCTCCGGTCATACGGGCCGCTCGTCGGCGTACGACGAACTGCTCACCCTCCTCGACGAGTCGGGCTGCACCTCGGTCGTCGCCACCGACTGCGAGCAGGAGTACGTCCGCCCCCTGCGCCCGGGCGACGAGATCACGTTCGACGCGGTCATCGAGTCCGTGTCCGACCGCAAGACGACCAAACTCGGCACGGGTTACTTCGTCACCACCCGTATGGACATCCGCGTCGGCCCCGACCTGGCGGGCACCCATCGCTTCCGCATCCTCAAGTACGCACCTGCGCACAGGAGGGAGGAGCCCGCGCGGAAGGAGCCTCAGCCGGAGAAGCTCCGGCGCGAGGAGCCCCCGCAGGGCGAGCCCGCACAGGGAAAGCCCGGGCAGGGAAAGCCCCCGCGTCCCCGCCCCGTCGTCAACCGCGACAACGCCGGCTTCTGGGAGGGCGTCCGCGAGCGCCGTCTCCTGATCCAGCGCTGCACGGCCTGCTCCACCCTGCGTCACCCCTGGCTCCCCGGCTGCGCCACCTGCGGACACCCGGAGTGGGACACGGTCGAGGCGAGCGGGACGGGCGAGGTCTATTCGTACGTCGTCATGCACCACCCGCCCTTCCCGGCCTTCGACCCTCCCTACGCGGTCGCCCTGATAGAGCTCACGGAAGGCGTGCGCATGATCAGCAACGTGATCGGGGTGCCGTACGACGAGGTGCGGATCGGTATGCCGGTGCGGCTCGAATTCGAGCAGTACGACGAGGAGTTGGTGCTCCCTGTCTTCCGTGCCGAGAAGAGCCGCGTCGAGAAGAGCCGCGTCGCCGTCGAGGGGAGGCCCGTATGA
- a CDS encoding bifunctional DNA primase/polymerase, with product MATTDRQATTLALAHALSAAERGLAVIPLSRTKLPALRSPHRDETKISEASGAPEPAPGPPCHGECGRFGHGVYDAATDPARIREMFAAAPWATGYGIACGLPPHHLIGVDLDTKSGTDSSAALRELALRHLFTIPATVVVLTPSGGRHLWLSGPPDVVVPNSAGRLAPGIDIRGAGGYLVGPGSRTDHGVYATAPGTARLAPAACPPALLRLLLPPPRTPHHPTPTSTGDHGQGLVQFVLAAHEGQRNTRLFWAACRAYEDGIGPALVDPLVEAALNTGLTEREARATIASAARMTGHRP from the coding sequence ATGGCCACCACAGACCGGCAGGCCACGACGCTGGCCCTCGCACACGCCCTGTCCGCCGCCGAACGCGGACTGGCCGTCATTCCCCTGTCCCGGACGAAGCTCCCGGCGCTGCGCTCCCCGCACCGCGACGAAACCAAGATCTCCGAGGCCTCCGGGGCTCCCGAGCCCGCGCCGGGCCCGCCCTGCCACGGCGAGTGCGGCCGCTTCGGGCACGGGGTCTACGACGCCGCCACCGACCCGGCGCGTATCCGCGAGATGTTCGCCGCGGCCCCCTGGGCGACTGGCTACGGCATCGCGTGCGGTCTCCCGCCCCACCATCTGATCGGCGTCGACCTCGACACCAAGTCCGGTACGGACTCCTCCGCGGCACTGCGCGAGCTGGCCCTGCGCCACCTCTTCACGATCCCGGCCACCGTGGTCGTCCTGACCCCGAGCGGCGGCCGCCATCTGTGGCTGAGCGGCCCGCCGGACGTGGTCGTCCCCAACTCGGCCGGCCGGCTGGCGCCCGGCATCGACATCCGCGGCGCCGGCGGCTATCTCGTCGGCCCCGGCTCCCGCACCGACCACGGCGTGTACGCGACGGCCCCCGGCACGGCCCGCCTCGCCCCGGCGGCCTGCCCGCCGGCCCTGCTGCGCCTCCTGCTCCCGCCGCCCCGCACCCCCCACCACCCCACGCCCACGTCGACCGGCGACCACGGACAGGGCCTCGTCCAGTTCGTGCTGGCCGCGCACGAGGGCCAGCGCAACACCCGCCTGTTCTGGGCGGCCTGCCGCGCCTACGAGGACGGCATCGGCCCCGCCCTCGTGGACCCCCTCGTCGAGGCGGCCCTCAACACCGGCCTGACCGAACGCGAGGCCCGCGCCACGATCGCCTCGGCGGCGCGCATGACGGGACACCGGCCGTGA
- a CDS encoding S1C family serine protease, giving the protein MSTENEGTAVPPAPSAPPVPVDSPAASPASPQASAPDSGAPTTPLPTTPPHAPGAPEQELVHAGQAPAYASAGAGGTQGPQGAQGSYGPQGSQASQGEGTPGQAPAQGVPGYGTPAQTPQAPDASWPPPPPATPAYADSGSGGAGAGGWGASYQQPAPKSGRGRGGLMAAVLIAALVAGGLGGGLGYTLAKNDDNGSSTTVSASDSGGDVKRDAGTVAGVAAAALPSTVTIEAESSSGEGGTGTGFVFDREGHILTNNHVVADAVDGGKLTATFPNGKKYDAEVVGHAQGYDVAVIKLKNAPGDLKPLTLGNSDQVAVGDSTIAIGAPFGLSNTVTTGIISAKNRPVASSDGTGSNASYMSALQTDASINPGNSGGPLLDAKGNVIGINSAIQSTSSGGLGGGSQSGSIGLGFAIPINQAKYVAQQLIKTGKPVYAKIGASVSLEDSTGGAKITDQGASGSDPVESGGPADKAGLKPGDVITKLDDSVIDSGPTLIGEIWTHQPGDKVKITYERDGKTNTVELTLGSREGDS; this is encoded by the coding sequence GTGAGCACCGAGAACGAGGGCACTGCGGTACCCCCGGCCCCGTCCGCACCTCCCGTGCCGGTGGATTCCCCCGCAGCCTCCCCGGCCTCCCCGCAGGCGAGCGCGCCCGACAGCGGCGCCCCGACGACCCCGCTCCCCACGACGCCTCCGCACGCCCCCGGCGCACCGGAGCAGGAACTGGTGCACGCGGGCCAGGCGCCGGCCTACGCGTCGGCGGGTGCGGGCGGCACGCAGGGGCCACAGGGTGCGCAGGGCTCGTACGGGCCGCAGGGCTCTCAGGCCTCGCAGGGTGAGGGCACCCCGGGTCAGGCCCCGGCCCAGGGCGTGCCCGGCTACGGCACCCCGGCCCAGACCCCCCAGGCCCCGGACGCCTCCTGGCCGCCTCCGCCGCCCGCGACCCCGGCGTACGCCGACAGCGGCTCGGGCGGTGCGGGTGCCGGTGGCTGGGGCGCCTCGTACCAGCAGCCCGCCCCCAAGTCGGGGCGCGGGCGCGGCGGCCTGATGGCGGCGGTCCTGATCGCGGCCCTGGTCGCGGGCGGCCTGGGCGGTGGTCTCGGCTACACCCTGGCCAAGAACGACGACAACGGCTCCTCGACGACCGTCTCCGCCTCCGACAGCGGCGGCGACGTCAAGCGTGACGCGGGCACCGTCGCGGGCGTGGCCGCCGCGGCCCTGCCGAGCACGGTGACCATCGAGGCCGAGTCGAGCAGCGGCGAGGGCGGCACCGGCACCGGCTTCGTCTTCGACCGCGAGGGCCACATCCTCACCAACAACCACGTGGTGGCGGACGCGGTGGACGGCGGCAAGCTGACCGCGACCTTCCCGAACGGCAAGAAGTACGACGCCGAGGTCGTCGGCCACGCACAGGGCTACGACGTGGCGGTGATCAAGCTCAAGAACGCGCCGGGCGACCTCAAGCCGTTGACGCTCGGCAACTCCGACCAGGTGGCGGTCGGCGACTCGACCATCGCCATCGGCGCCCCCTTCGGCCTGTCCAACACGGTCACCACGGGCATCATCAGCGCCAAGAACCGCCCGGTGGCCTCCAGCGACGGCACGGGTTCGAACGCCTCCTACATGAGCGCCCTCCAGACCGACGCCTCGATCAACCCGGGCAACTCCGGCGGCCCGCTGCTGGACGCCAAGGGCAACGTGATCGGCATCAACTCTGCGATCCAGTCCACGAGCAGCGGCGGCCTCGGCGGCGGCAGCCAGTCCGGCTCCATCGGCCTCGGCTTCGCCATCCCGATCAACCAGGCCAAGTACGTCGCCCAGCAGCTCATCAAGACCGGCAAGCCCGTCTACGCCAAGATCGGCGCGTCCGTCTCCCTGGAGGACTCCACGGGCGGCGCGAAGATCACCGATCAGGGCGCCAGCGGCTCCGACCCCGTCGAGTCCGGCGGCCCGGCCGACAAGGCGGGCCTGAAGCCGGGCGACGTCATCACCAAGCTCGACGACTCGGTGATCGACTCCGGCCCGACCCTCATCGGCGAGATCTGGACCCACCAGCCCGGCGACAAGGTCAAGATCACCTACGAGCGTGACGGCAAGACCAACACGGTGGAGCTCACCCTGGGCTCCCGCGAGGGCGACAGCTGA
- a CDS encoding glycerophosphodiester phosphodiesterase, which yields MTHARQHSIQVVAHRGASEEAPEHTLAAYKKAIEDGADALECDVRLTADGHLVCVHDRRVNRTSNGRGAVSALELAELAALDFGSWKNRDEEPDWEHRPEDREETSVLTLERLLELVADAGRRVELAIETKHPTRWAGQVEERLLVLLKRFGLEAPATAADSPVRIMSFSARSLARVRAASPMLPTVYLMQFVSPRLRDGRLPAGVRIAGPSIRIVRNHPAYIERLKRAGHQVHVWTVNEPEDVDLCVELGIDAIITNRPRAVLRQLGR from the coding sequence GTGACTCACGCACGGCAGCACAGCATTCAGGTCGTCGCCCACCGCGGAGCCTCCGAAGAGGCCCCCGAGCACACTCTGGCCGCGTACAAGAAGGCGATCGAGGACGGCGCCGACGCCCTGGAGTGCGATGTGCGCCTGACGGCCGACGGCCATCTCGTCTGCGTCCACGACCGACGCGTCAACCGTACGTCCAACGGGCGCGGTGCGGTCTCCGCCCTGGAGCTGGCCGAGCTCGCCGCCCTGGACTTCGGCTCCTGGAAGAACCGGGACGAGGAGCCCGACTGGGAGCACCGCCCCGAGGACCGCGAGGAGACCTCCGTACTGACCCTGGAGCGACTCCTGGAGCTGGTCGCGGACGCGGGACGGCGAGTGGAACTGGCCATCGAGACCAAGCACCCCACACGGTGGGCGGGGCAGGTGGAGGAGCGGCTGCTGGTGCTGCTGAAGCGGTTCGGCCTGGAGGCGCCCGCCACGGCCGCCGACTCCCCGGTGCGGATCATGAGCTTCTCGGCCCGTTCGCTGGCACGCGTGCGTGCCGCCTCGCCGATGCTGCCGACGGTGTATCTGATGCAGTTCGTCTCGCCCCGGCTGAGGGACGGTCGGCTTCCGGCGGGCGTGCGGATCGCGGGGCCCTCGATCCGGATCGTGCGCAATCACCCGGCGTACATCGAGCGGCTGAAACGAGCCGGCCACCAGGTGCACGTGTGGACGGTGAACGAGCCCGAGGACGTCGACCTCTGCGTGGAACTCGGCATCGACGCCATCATCACCAACCGGCCCCGCGCGGTCCTGCGCCAGCTGGGCCGATGA
- a CDS encoding ATP-binding protein: protein MRQRTYVGRFPVQANGASTPWRGAKEVSGVALVVAQEVPTSSSMAVPHGPAGVGEARHRMRSQLRRGGVSEAVIDDAVLILSELLSNACKHGRPLGDALAGDGDVRAAWRVEPTGRLTVEVTDGGGPTRPAPATPSVTAHGGRGLNIITALSDDWGVRDDARGEVTVWVVVHDDVHDPDAGHRRDDFATRVTAPSVSSIGDLDFADAFTDMD from the coding sequence ATGCGTCAGCGGACCTACGTTGGCCGGTTTCCGGTACAGGCCAATGGGGCATCCACACCGTGGCGTGGGGCAAAGGAGGTCTCGGGGGTGGCGTTGGTGGTGGCACAGGAGGTGCCCACGTCGTCGAGCATGGCCGTACCCCATGGCCCTGCGGGCGTGGGGGAAGCAAGACACCGGATGCGTTCTCAGTTGCGCAGGGGCGGTGTGTCGGAAGCGGTCATCGACGACGCCGTACTGATTCTTTCCGAACTCTTGAGCAATGCGTGCAAGCACGGTCGGCCCCTGGGCGACGCCCTGGCCGGGGACGGCGACGTCCGCGCCGCGTGGCGCGTGGAGCCGACCGGCAGACTCACGGTCGAGGTGACGGACGGCGGCGGGCCCACCCGCCCTGCTCCGGCCACGCCCTCGGTCACCGCGCACGGCGGCCGTGGGCTGAACATCATCACCGCACTGTCCGACGACTGGGGCGTCCGGGACGACGCCCGCGGCGAGGTCACGGTGTGGGTCGTGGTGCACGACGACGTTCATGATCCGGATGCCGGCCACCGCCGGGACGACTTCGCTACGCGCGTCACGGCGCCGTCGGTGTCGTCGATCGGTGACCTGGACTTCGCGGACGCCTTCACCGACATGGACTGA
- a CDS encoding DUF5926 family protein encodes MAKKRPQTKAQRPQIADGEVPVVGAREPCPCGSGRRYKACHGRAAAHAVTELVQRPFEGLAGEGDWVALRELVPAATAELSLKGGLPEGVPSVTLATVLPMAWPALRRDDGSVLLGLQNDTASGDISRDLADTLQRALTAEPGTPVQGRRAPAEGPRLQDLLDPEGTFEPVVHEGFEFWVPDAENATPEVTASLERANAAAIPTVKLQGVDAAYWCETPEKNHLRWVMPYGEEQLLDALARLHAAGRSGLGEGTRLVGSFRAHGLTVPVWDLPSGVSAEDVEKPAAEFAERLTAALASDAPLTADERRARGGLTNRQVTLS; translated from the coding sequence ATGGCCAAGAAGCGACCCCAGACGAAGGCCCAGCGCCCTCAGATCGCCGACGGGGAGGTCCCGGTCGTCGGTGCCCGTGAACCCTGCCCCTGCGGCAGCGGCCGCCGCTACAAGGCCTGCCATGGCCGGGCCGCCGCGCACGCGGTGACCGAGCTGGTGCAGCGCCCGTTCGAAGGCCTGGCGGGCGAGGGCGACTGGGTGGCGCTGCGTGAGCTGGTGCCGGCCGCCACGGCCGAGCTGTCCCTGAAGGGCGGCCTCCCCGAGGGCGTCCCGTCGGTCACGCTGGCGACGGTCCTGCCGATGGCGTGGCCGGCGCTGCGCCGCGACGACGGCTCGGTGCTGCTCGGTCTGCAGAACGACACGGCGTCGGGCGACATCAGCCGCGACCTGGCCGACACGCTCCAGCGCGCGCTCACCGCCGAGCCGGGCACACCCGTCCAGGGCCGCCGCGCGCCCGCCGAGGGTCCGCGGCTGCAGGATCTGCTCGACCCCGAAGGCACGTTCGAGCCAGTCGTGCACGAGGGCTTCGAGTTCTGGGTCCCGGACGCGGAGAACGCCACCCCGGAGGTGACCGCCTCCCTGGAGCGGGCCAACGCCGCGGCCATCCCGACCGTGAAGCTCCAGGGTGTGGACGCCGCCTACTGGTGCGAGACGCCGGAGAAGAACCACCTGCGCTGGGTCATGCCGTACGGCGAGGAGCAGCTTCTGGACGCGCTCGCGCGGCTGCACGCGGCGGGGAGGTCCGGCCTCGGCGAGGGCACCCGGCTGGTGGGCTCCTTCCGCGCCCACGGCCTCACCGTGCCCGTCTGGGACCTGCCGAGCGGCGTCTCCGCGGAGGACGTGGAGAAGCCGGCGGCCGAGTTCGCCGAGCGGCTCACCGCGGCCCTGGCCTCGGACGCACCGCTCACCGCGGACGAGCGCCGCGCGCGGGGCGGCCTGACCAACCGACAGGTGACCCTCAGCTGA
- a CDS encoding bifunctional DNA primase/polymerase: MREILGKARRLLSKRNDGGPELISAALTFATEWQWPVLPGAAPDPQGRARCSCPDPECTVPGAHPFDPGLLAATTDERMVRWWWTNRPAAPIVLATGGTAPCAVSLPALAAARALTALDRQGMRLGPVVAAPNRWAILVKPYSMEQLGELLYAKDFVPGSLRFHGEGGYLALPPSETGHGVIRWERAPLPGSASPWVPDVEAVVDAVVDALTRTGVSAPEL; encoded by the coding sequence ATGCGCGAGATCCTCGGAAAGGCACGCAGGCTCCTGTCCAAGCGGAACGACGGGGGGCCTGAGTTGATCAGCGCGGCCCTGACCTTCGCGACGGAATGGCAGTGGCCCGTACTCCCGGGCGCGGCGCCGGACCCACAGGGCCGGGCCCGCTGCTCCTGTCCCGACCCCGAGTGCACGGTGCCCGGGGCGCACCCCTTCGATCCCGGCCTCCTCGCGGCCACCACCGACGAGCGCATGGTGCGCTGGTGGTGGACCAACCGGCCCGCCGCGCCGATCGTCCTCGCCACGGGAGGCACGGCTCCCTGCGCGGTCTCCTTGCCGGCCCTCGCGGCTGCCCGCGCGCTCACCGCCCTGGACCGTCAGGGCATGCGCCTCGGACCGGTGGTCGCCGCGCCCAATCGCTGGGCGATCCTCGTCAAGCCGTACTCCATGGAGCAGTTGGGCGAACTGCTGTACGCCAAGGACTTCGTCCCCGGCTCGCTGCGGTTCCACGGCGAGGGCGGCTACCTCGCCCTGCCCCCGTCCGAGACCGGCCACGGCGTCATCCGCTGGGAGCGCGCCCCGCTGCCCGGCTCGGCCTCCCCGTGGGTGCCCGACGTGGAGGCCGTGGTCGACGCGGTCGTCGACGCCCTCACTCGTACGGGTGTGAGCGCGCCCGAGTTGTAG
- a CDS encoding PP2C family protein-serine/threonine phosphatase, whose product MLDIPSRVRVHVETLLAAQNDMGVCDAFEQYAPVGKPDAMNAPHPPKVAGIDSTVPSPAHTVAPAPVAPDTSPASPPGAPGALLQDRLAGWVSDLTTLHELTERLTRTDSLAEALTELLRAGAALVGARRGLVVLEPGDGLGPDTTIGLGLARADLGHIETVPRSALSYGRILDGLPDADGEIAEPDLFAGDGLDPRHREVAARLGYAASYALPLSSDTAGRLGAAVWLYDEPAEPNERQRHLVGLYARYATEHLARVVEVERTRACMATMAEELLPSRLPRVAGVQLAARHRTGPRGGGDWYDALPLPDAALGLAVGSVTGSGPSAVAAMGRLRASLRAYAVMEGEDPVAVLSDLELLLRLTEPARSATALFAYCEPALRKITLAGAGHCPPLLVGERRTEFVETSVSAPLGMLACWEAPSVELVAEPGETVLLYTDGLLHRTGDATDRAFARLHAAAAGVPKALRHDPDAIADHVLRTVLADGLDAADSDEDVVLLAARFE is encoded by the coding sequence ATGCTGGACATCCCCTCACGAGTGCGTGTACATGTGGAGACACTGCTAGCGGCGCAGAATGACATGGGGGTTTGCGATGCTTTTGAGCAATACGCACCGGTCGGAAAGCCGGACGCCATGAACGCCCCTCACCCTCCGAAAGTGGCCGGAATCGATTCAACGGTTCCCTCGCCCGCACACACTGTCGCGCCCGCGCCCGTAGCCCCGGACACCTCACCGGCCTCTCCACCGGGCGCTCCCGGAGCCCTGCTCCAGGACCGGCTCGCCGGCTGGGTCTCCGACCTCACGACCCTCCACGAGCTCACCGAGCGGCTGACCCGCACGGATTCCCTCGCGGAGGCACTGACCGAACTGCTGCGCGCCGGAGCCGCCCTGGTGGGCGCCCGGCGCGGTCTCGTCGTACTGGAACCCGGCGACGGACTCGGCCCCGACACCACCATCGGCCTCGGCCTCGCCCGCGCCGACCTCGGTCACATCGAGACCGTGCCGCGCAGCGCCCTGTCCTACGGCCGCATCCTCGACGGACTCCCCGACGCCGACGGCGAGATCGCCGAACCCGACCTGTTCGCCGGGGACGGCCTCGACCCCCGCCACCGCGAGGTGGCCGCCCGCCTCGGCTACGCCGCGAGCTACGCGCTGCCCCTGTCGTCCGACACCGCGGGCCGCCTCGGCGCGGCCGTGTGGCTGTACGACGAACCGGCCGAGCCGAACGAGCGCCAGCGCCACCTCGTCGGCCTGTACGCCCGCTACGCCACCGAGCACCTGGCGCGCGTCGTCGAGGTCGAGCGCACGCGCGCGTGCATGGCGACGATGGCCGAGGAGCTGCTGCCGTCCCGGCTCCCCCGCGTCGCCGGCGTCCAGCTCGCCGCCCGGCACCGCACCGGCCCGCGCGGCGGCGGCGACTGGTACGACGCGCTGCCGCTGCCGGATGCCGCACTCGGCCTCGCGGTCGGCTCGGTGACCGGCTCGGGCCCCAGCGCGGTCGCCGCGATGGGCCGGCTCAGAGCGTCGCTGCGGGCCTACGCCGTCATGGAGGGCGAGGACCCGGTCGCGGTCCTGTCCGACCTGGAGCTGCTGCTGCGCCTGACCGAGCCCGCCCGTTCGGCCACCGCCCTGTTCGCCTACTGCGAGCCCGCGCTGCGCAAGATCACGCTGGCCGGTGCCGGGCACTGCCCGCCGCTGCTGGTCGGTGAGCGGCGCACGGAGTTCGTGGAGACGTCCGTGTCGGCACCGCTCGGCATGCTCGCCTGCTGGGAGGCGCCCAGCGTGGAGCTGGTGGCCGAACCCGGAGAGACGGTTCTGCTCTACACCGACGGGCTGCTGCACCGTACCGGCGACGCCACCGACCGCGCCTTCGCGCGGCTGCACGCGGCCGCCGCCGGCGTACCGAAGGCGCTGCGGCACGACCCGGACGCGATCGCCGACCACGTGCTGCGCACGGTGCTGGCGGACGGGCTGGACGCGGCGGACTCCGACGAGGACGTCGTCCTGCTCGCCGCCCGGTTCGAGTAG
- a CDS encoding aminopeptidase P family protein, with amino-acid sequence MTVADELTPETPETESEEPIKQRKNGLYPGVSDELAENMKSGWADTELHDLEPIAQAAETAARRAALSARFPGERLVIPAGNLKTRSNDTEYAFRASVEYAYLTGNQTEDGVLVLEPVADGHKATIYLLPRSDRENGEFWLSGHGELWVGRRHSLTEAEKLYGIPASDVRELADALREATGPVRVVRGYDAGIEAALTDKVTAERDEELRVFLSEARLIKDEFEIGELQKAVDSTVRGFEDVVKVLDKAEATSERYIEGTFFLRARVEGNDIGYGSICAAGPHACTLHWVRNDGPVRSGDLLLLDAGVETHTYYTADVTRTLPINGRYSEIQKKIYDAVYDAQEAGIAAVKPGAKYRDFHDAAQRVLTERLVEWGLVEGPVERVLELGLQRRWTLHGTGHMLGMDVHDCAAARVESYVDGTLEPGMVLTVEPGLYFQADDLTVPEEYRGIGVRIEDDILVTADGNRNMSDGLPRRSDEVESWMASLKG; translated from the coding sequence ATGACCGTGGCCGACGAGCTCACACCGGAGACCCCGGAGACTGAGTCGGAAGAGCCCATCAAGCAGCGGAAGAACGGCCTGTACCCGGGCGTCTCCGACGAGCTCGCCGAGAACATGAAGTCGGGCTGGGCCGACACCGAGCTGCACGACCTGGAGCCCATCGCCCAGGCCGCCGAGACCGCGGCCCGCCGTGCGGCGCTCTCCGCCCGTTTCCCGGGCGAGCGGCTGGTAATCCCCGCGGGCAACCTGAAGACCCGCTCCAACGACACCGAGTACGCCTTCCGGGCCTCCGTGGAGTACGCCTACCTCACCGGCAACCAGACCGAGGACGGCGTCCTCGTCCTGGAGCCGGTCGCCGACGGGCACAAGGCGACGATCTACCTGCTGCCGCGCTCCGACCGCGAGAACGGCGAGTTCTGGCTCTCCGGCCACGGCGAGCTGTGGGTGGGCCGCCGGCACTCCCTCACCGAGGCGGAGAAGCTGTACGGCATCCCCGCCTCCGACGTCCGCGAGCTGGCCGACGCGCTGCGCGAGGCGACCGGCCCGGTCCGCGTCGTCCGCGGCTACGACGCCGGCATCGAGGCCGCGCTGACCGACAAGGTCACCGCCGAGCGCGACGAGGAGCTGCGGGTCTTCCTCTCCGAGGCGCGGCTGATCAAGGACGAGTTCGAGATCGGCGAGCTGCAGAAGGCCGTCGACTCGACGGTCCGCGGTTTCGAGGACGTCGTGAAGGTCCTCGACAAGGCCGAGGCGACCTCCGAGCGCTACATCGAGGGCACGTTCTTCCTCCGCGCGCGGGTCGAGGGCAACGACATCGGCTACGGCTCCATCTGCGCCGCCGGTCCGCACGCCTGCACGCTGCACTGGGTGCGCAACGACGGACCGGTGCGCTCCGGTGACCTGCTGCTGCTGGACGCGGGCGTCGAGACGCACACGTACTACACCGCCGACGTCACGCGCACGCTGCCGATCAACGGCCGCTACAGCGAGATCCAGAAGAAGATCTACGACGCCGTGTACGACGCCCAGGAGGCCGGTATCGCGGCCGTGAAGCCGGGCGCGAAGTACCGGGACTTCCACGATGCCGCGCAGCGGGTGCTGACCGAGCGGCTCGTCGAGTGGGGGCTTGTCGAGGGGCCGGTGGAGCGGGTGCTGGAGCTCGGCCTCCAGCGGCGCTGGACGCTGCACGGGACCGGGCACATGCTCGGCATGGACGTCCACGACTGCGCTGCCGCGCGCGTGGAGTCGTACGTCGACGGCACGCTGGAGCCGGGGATGGTGCTGACCGTCGAGCCCGGGCTGTACTTCCAGGCCGACGATCTGACCGTGCCCGAGGAGTACCGAGGCATTGGTGTGCGGATCGAGGACGACATTCTGGTGACCGCGGACGGCAACCGGAACATGTCCGATGGGCTGCCGCGGCGGTCTGATGAGGTCGAGAGCTGGATGGCTTCACTGAAGGGCTGA